From a region of the Thermomonas sp. HDW16 genome:
- the atpE gene encoding F0F1 ATP synthase subunit C → MEALANVQAFTAVAIGIIVGLGALGAALGIGVMGSKFLESAARQPELVPMLQGRMFLLAGLIDAAFLIGVGVAMMFAFANPLLAAVQAATGA, encoded by the coding sequence ATGGAAGCACTTGCCAACGTCCAGGCCTTCACCGCCGTCGCCATCGGCATCATCGTCGGCCTGGGTGCGCTCGGCGCCGCCCTCGGCATCGGCGTCATGGGCTCGAAGTTCCTTGAATCCGCTGCCCGCCAGCCGGAACTGGTCCCGATGCTGCAGGGCCGCATGTTCCTGCTCGCCGGCCTGATCGACGCGGCGTTCCTGATCGGCGTCGGCGTGGCGATGATGTTCGCGTTCGCGAACCCGCTGCTGGCCGCCGTCCAGGCCGCCACCGGCGCCTAA
- the atpA gene encoding F0F1 ATP synthase subunit alpha, with protein sequence MATTTLNPSEISELIKTRIEKVKLSAEARNEGTVTSVSDGIVRIHGLADVMQGEMIELPGNTFALALNLERDSVGAVVLGDYETLREGDVAKTTGQILSVPTGPELLGRVVNALGEAIDGKGPIEAKTHAPVECIAPGVIWRKSVSQPVQTGYKSVDSMIPIGRGQRELIIGDRQTGKTALAIDAIINQKHSGIKCVYVAIGQKNSTIANIVRKLEEHGAMAYTTVVAASASESAAMQYISAYSGCTMGEYFRDRGEDALIIYDDLSKQAVAYRQISLLLRRPPGREAYPGDVFYLHSRLLERAARVSEDYVEKFTNGAVKGKTGSLTALPIIETQAGDVSAFVPTNVISITDGQIFLETDLFNAGIRPAVNAGISVSRVGGAAQTKIMKKLSGGIRIALAQYRELAAFAQFASDLDDATRKQLERGQRVTELMKQKQYAPMSVAEQALSIYAVDKGYMDSVPVAKIGAFEDALHAHFANTAGDLMKSVAASGDWNDDIEAAFKKGIEDFVATGSW encoded by the coding sequence ATGGCCACCACCACGCTCAACCCGTCCGAAATCAGCGAACTGATCAAGACCCGCATCGAGAAGGTCAAGCTTTCCGCCGAAGCGCGCAACGAAGGTACCGTGACCTCGGTGTCCGACGGCATCGTGCGCATCCACGGCCTGGCCGACGTGATGCAGGGCGAAATGATCGAGCTGCCGGGCAACACCTTCGCCCTGGCGCTGAACCTGGAGCGCGACTCGGTCGGCGCCGTGGTGCTGGGCGACTACGAGACCCTGCGCGAAGGCGACGTGGCCAAGACCACCGGCCAGATCCTGTCGGTGCCGACCGGCCCCGAACTGCTGGGCCGCGTGGTCAACGCGCTGGGCGAAGCGATCGACGGCAAGGGCCCGATCGAAGCCAAGACCCATGCGCCGGTGGAATGCATCGCCCCGGGCGTGATCTGGCGCAAGTCGGTCAGCCAGCCGGTGCAGACCGGTTACAAGTCGGTCGACAGCATGATCCCGATCGGCCGTGGCCAGCGCGAGCTGATCATCGGCGACCGCCAGACCGGCAAGACCGCGCTCGCCATCGACGCGATCATCAACCAGAAGCACAGCGGCATTAAGTGCGTGTACGTGGCCATCGGCCAGAAGAACTCGACGATTGCCAATATCGTGCGCAAGCTCGAAGAGCACGGCGCGATGGCCTACACCACCGTGGTCGCCGCTTCGGCGTCCGAGTCGGCTGCGATGCAGTACATCAGCGCCTACTCCGGCTGCACCATGGGCGAGTACTTCCGCGACCGCGGCGAAGACGCGCTGATCATCTACGACGACCTGTCCAAGCAGGCCGTGGCCTACCGCCAGATCTCCCTGCTGCTGCGCCGCCCGCCGGGCCGCGAAGCCTACCCGGGCGACGTGTTCTACCTGCACTCCCGCCTGCTGGAACGCGCCGCTCGCGTGTCCGAGGACTACGTGGAGAAGTTCACCAATGGCGCGGTGAAGGGCAAGACCGGTTCGCTGACCGCGCTGCCGATCATCGAAACCCAGGCCGGCGACGTGTCCGCGTTCGTGCCGACCAACGTGATCTCGATCACCGACGGCCAGATCTTCCTGGAAACCGACCTGTTCAACGCCGGCATCCGTCCGGCCGTGAACGCCGGTATCTCGGTGTCGCGCGTGGGTGGTGCGGCCCAGACCAAGATCATGAAGAAGCTGTCCGGCGGCATCCGCATCGCGCTGGCGCAGTACCGTGAGCTGGCGGCATTCGCGCAGTTCGCCTCCGACCTGGACGACGCGACCCGCAAGCAGCTGGAACGCGGCCAGCGCGTGACCGAGCTGATGAAGCAGAAGCAGTACGCGCCGATGTCGGTGGCCGAGCAGGCGCTGTCGATCTACGCGGTGGACAAGGGCTACATGGACAGCGTGCCGGTCGCCAAGATCGGTGCGTTCGAAGACGCGCTGCACGCGCACTTCGCCAACACCGCCGGCGACCTGATGAAGTCGGTTGCCGCCAGCGGCGACTGGAACGACGACATCGAGGCCGCGTTCAAGAAGGGCATCGAAGACTTCGTCGCGACCGGTAGCTGGTAA
- the atpD gene encoding F0F1 ATP synthase subunit beta codes for MNQGKIVQIIGAVVDVEFPRESVPKVYDALKVQNTDITLEVQQQLGDGVVRCIALGSTDGLKRNLIADNTGRAISVPVGLGTLGRIMDVLGNPIDEAGAVKADTTWEIHRAAPSYEDQASTTELLETGIKVIDLMCPFAKGGKVGLFGGAGVGKTVNMMELINNIATEHSGLSVFAGVGERTREGNDFYHEMQESGVVNVQEPEKSKVAMVYGQMNEPPGNRLRVALTGLTMAEYFRDEGRDVLLFVDNIYRYTLAGTEVSALLGRMPSAVGYQPTLAEEMGVLQERITSTKTGSITSIQAVYVPADDLTDPSPATTFAHLDATVVLSRNIASLGIYPAVDPLDSTSRQLDPNVIGNEHYETARRVQQTLQKYKELKDIIAILGMDELSEEDKLAVARARKIERFFSQPFTVAEVFTGSPGKYVSLKDTIRGFKGIVDGEYDHLPEQAFYMVGSIDEAVEKAKKLAA; via the coding sequence ATGAACCAGGGCAAGATCGTTCAGATCATCGGCGCAGTCGTCGACGTCGAATTCCCGCGCGAGAGCGTGCCGAAGGTGTACGACGCGCTGAAGGTGCAGAACACCGACATCACGCTGGAAGTGCAGCAGCAGCTGGGCGACGGCGTGGTGCGTTGCATCGCGCTGGGTTCCACCGACGGCCTGAAGCGCAACCTGATCGCCGACAACACCGGCCGTGCGATCTCGGTGCCGGTTGGCCTGGGCACCCTCGGCCGCATCATGGACGTGCTGGGCAATCCGATCGACGAAGCCGGTGCAGTCAAGGCCGACACCACCTGGGAAATCCACCGTGCGGCGCCGTCGTACGAAGACCAGGCCTCGACCACCGAGCTGCTGGAAACCGGCATCAAGGTGATCGACCTGATGTGCCCGTTCGCCAAGGGCGGCAAGGTCGGCCTGTTCGGCGGCGCCGGCGTGGGCAAGACCGTCAACATGATGGAACTGATCAACAACATCGCCACCGAGCACAGCGGCCTGTCGGTGTTCGCCGGCGTGGGTGAGCGCACCCGCGAAGGCAACGACTTCTACCACGAGATGCAGGAATCCGGCGTCGTCAACGTGCAGGAGCCGGAGAAGTCCAAGGTGGCGATGGTCTACGGCCAGATGAACGAGCCGCCGGGAAATCGCCTGCGCGTGGCGCTGACTGGCCTGACCATGGCCGAGTACTTCCGCGACGAAGGTCGTGACGTGCTGCTCTTCGTGGACAACATCTACCGCTACACCCTGGCCGGTACCGAAGTGTCGGCGCTGCTGGGCCGCATGCCGTCGGCGGTGGGTTACCAGCCGACGCTGGCCGAGGAAATGGGCGTGCTGCAGGAGCGCATCACCTCGACCAAGACCGGTTCGATCACCTCGATCCAGGCCGTGTACGTACCCGCGGACGACCTGACCGACCCGTCGCCGGCGACCACCTTCGCCCACTTGGACGCGACCGTGGTGTTGAGCCGTAACATCGCCTCACTCGGCATCTACCCGGCGGTGGATCCGCTCGATTCGACCAGCCGCCAGCTGGACCCGAACGTGATCGGCAACGAGCACTACGAGACCGCCCGCCGCGTCCAGCAGACCTTGCAGAAGTACAAGGAACTGAAGGACATCATCGCGATCCTGGGCATGGACGAGTTGTCGGAAGAAGACAAGCTGGCCGTGGCCCGCGCGCGCAAGATCGAGCGCTTCTTCAGCCAGCCGTTCACCGTGGCCGAAGTGTTCACCGGCTCGCCCGGCAAGTACGTGTCGCTGAAGGACACCATCCGCGGCTTCAAGGGCATCGTGGACGGCGAATACGACCACCTGCCGGAACAGGCGTTCTACATGGTCGGCTCGATCGACGAAGCCGTCGAGAAGGCGAAGAAGCTGGCGGCCTGA
- a CDS encoding F0F1 ATP synthase subunit epsilon, translated as MASTIRCDIVSAEAEIFHGEAELVVATGELGELGIAPKHAPLITRLKPGKVVVTVPGGEKLDFAISGGILEVQPTVVTVLADTAVRAQDIDEAAVRAAKEEAERIIAHRGEAMEIAEAQQRLAEVTAQLQALERLRKNLKH; from the coding sequence ATGGCATCCACCATCCGTTGCGACATCGTCAGCGCCGAAGCCGAGATCTTCCATGGCGAGGCCGAACTGGTCGTCGCCACCGGCGAACTCGGCGAGCTGGGCATCGCGCCCAAGCACGCGCCGCTGATCACCCGCCTCAAGCCGGGCAAGGTCGTGGTGACCGTGCCGGGCGGCGAGAAGCTGGACTTCGCGATCTCCGGCGGCATCCTCGAGGTGCAGCCGACGGTCGTGACCGTGCTGGCCGACACCGCCGTGCGTGCGCAGGACATCGACGAAGCCGCCGTGCGCGCGGCCAAGGAAGAAGCCGAGCGCATCATCGCCCACCGTGGCGAGGCGATGGAAATCGCCGAGGCGCAGCAACGCCTGGCCGAAGTCACCGCGCAGCTGCAGGCGCTGGAGCGTTTGCGCAAGAACCTCAAGCACTGA
- the glmU gene encoding bifunctional UDP-N-acetylglucosamine diphosphorylase/glucosamine-1-phosphate N-acetyltransferase GlmU has product MTAPLHVVILAAGEGKRMKSAVPKVLQKIAGRPMLAQVIDTARALQPAGIHVVYGHGGDAVRAAFAEQADLHWAEQAHQLGTGHAVQQAMPNVPDDVRVLVLYGDVPLITSHSLQRLLDAPGRLAVLAAELPDPAGYGRILRDPEGRVAAIVEHKDANDEQRRIHLVNTGVIAADSTALKRWLVQLRNDNAQGEYYLTDVFAEAADEYSAAEIVVVADPLETEGANDPWQLAQLERALQLRQARALCVDGARLADPARIDIRGKVTVGRDVEIDVDVIFEGEVSLADGVRIGPFCRIKDASLAVGTEVRAHCDIDGARTEGAVMIGPYARLRPGTVLADGAHIGNFVETKNAQIGVGSKANHLSYLGDAVVGAGVNIGAGTITCNYDGVNKSTTTIEDGAFIGSNSSLVAPVTVGAAATIGAGSTLTKNAAAGKLTVARAKQVTLEGWQRPVKKPKA; this is encoded by the coding sequence ATGACCGCACCACTCCACGTCGTGATCCTCGCCGCCGGCGAGGGCAAGCGCATGAAATCCGCGGTGCCGAAGGTGCTGCAGAAGATCGCCGGGAGGCCGATGCTGGCGCAGGTGATCGATACCGCCCGCGCGCTGCAGCCGGCCGGCATCCACGTGGTCTATGGGCATGGCGGCGATGCAGTGCGCGCCGCATTCGCGGAGCAGGCCGACCTGCACTGGGCCGAACAGGCGCACCAGCTCGGCACCGGCCACGCGGTGCAACAGGCGATGCCGAACGTGCCCGACGACGTGCGCGTGCTGGTGCTGTATGGCGATGTGCCGCTGATCACGTCGCATTCGCTGCAACGCCTGCTCGATGCGCCTGGCCGCTTGGCGGTGCTCGCTGCCGAATTGCCGGATCCCGCCGGTTACGGCCGCATCCTGCGCGACCCGGAAGGCCGTGTCGCTGCCATCGTCGAACACAAGGATGCCAACGACGAGCAACGCCGCATCCACCTGGTCAATACGGGGGTGATCGCCGCGGATTCGACCGCGCTCAAGCGCTGGCTCGTGCAGTTGCGCAACGACAACGCGCAGGGCGAGTACTACCTGACCGACGTGTTCGCCGAAGCAGCGGACGAATATTCTGCGGCGGAGATCGTGGTGGTGGCCGATCCGTTGGAAACCGAGGGCGCCAACGATCCCTGGCAGCTGGCTCAGCTCGAGCGTGCGCTACAGCTGCGGCAGGCGCGTGCATTGTGCGTCGATGGTGCGCGTCTCGCCGATCCGGCGCGCATTGATATCCGCGGCAAGGTGACGGTCGGGCGCGATGTCGAGATCGACGTCGATGTCATCTTCGAAGGCGAGGTTTCGCTGGCCGACGGCGTGCGTATCGGCCCGTTCTGCCGGATCAAGGACGCGTCGCTGGCAGTAGGCACCGAGGTGCGCGCGCATTGCGACATCGACGGCGCGCGCACCGAAGGTGCGGTGATGATCGGCCCATATGCGCGGCTGCGCCCGGGCACCGTGCTGGCCGATGGCGCCCATATCGGCAATTTCGTCGAAACCAAGAATGCGCAGATCGGCGTCGGCAGCAAGGCCAACCACCTGAGCTACCTGGGCGATGCGGTCGTGGGGGCGGGCGTCAATATCGGTGCCGGTACCATCACCTGCAACTACGATGGCGTGAACAAGTCGACCACGACCATCGAGGACGGCGCCTTCATCGGCTCCAATTCCTCGCTGGTGGCACCGGTCACGGTGGGCGCGGCGGCCACCATCGGTGCGGGATCGACCCTCACCAAGAATGCAGCGGCCGGCAAGTTGACCGTGGCGCGCGCGAAGCAGGTCACGCTGGAGGGTTGGCAGCGGCCGGTGAAGAAGCCAAAAGCCTGA
- a CDS encoding F0F1 ATP synthase subunit delta, translated as MSQALTLARPYARAAFSLARDAGALPAWSDALAFAARVAADPQVADLLGNPKLTQADAATLLAPEGANELFGNFLGLLFENRRLSLLPEIAGLYDELRFEAERVVKAKITSAVALPASELETIKAALKKRFGREVEIETSVDAGLIGGAVIDAGDVVIDGSVKGKLGRLETALSH; from the coding sequence ATGAGCCAGGCCCTGACCCTCGCACGCCCCTACGCCCGCGCCGCGTTTTCGTTGGCGCGCGATGCCGGTGCGCTGCCCGCATGGTCGGACGCGCTCGCGTTCGCCGCGCGGGTGGCCGCCGACCCGCAGGTCGCGGACTTGCTCGGCAACCCGAAGCTGACCCAGGCGGATGCCGCCACCTTGCTCGCCCCGGAAGGCGCGAACGAGTTGTTCGGCAACTTCCTCGGCCTGCTGTTCGAGAATCGCCGCCTGTCGCTGCTGCCGGAAATCGCCGGCCTGTACGACGAGCTGCGTTTCGAAGCCGAACGCGTGGTCAAGGCGAAGATCACCTCCGCCGTGGCCCTGCCGGCCAGCGAACTCGAGACCATCAAGGCCGCGCTGAAGAAGCGTTTCGGCCGTGAGGTCGAGATCGAGACCTCGGTCGATGCCGGCCTGATCGGCGGCGCGGTGATCGATGCCGGCGACGTCGTGATCGACGGCTCGGTCAAGGGCAAGCTGGGCCGCCTCGAAACGGCGCTTTCGCACTAA
- a CDS encoding GtrA family protein → MTLRRHATSYAVIGIVQWLVEYGLMLVLSQWVMPVEPANVIGRLAGACLGFWLNGKWTFAGDDTHVGRHAVVRFIAMWIALTVLNTWIVAHLDDMFGLRAAQLLKPGADLLTGGIGFLLSRHWVYKKAA, encoded by the coding sequence ATGACCCTGCGACGACACGCCACCTCCTACGCCGTCATCGGCATCGTGCAATGGCTGGTCGAGTACGGGCTGATGCTGGTGCTGAGCCAGTGGGTCATGCCGGTGGAGCCGGCGAACGTGATCGGCCGTCTGGCGGGCGCTTGCCTGGGCTTCTGGCTCAACGGCAAATGGACGTTCGCCGGCGACGACACCCACGTCGGGCGGCATGCGGTCGTGCGCTTCATCGCCATGTGGATCGCGCTGACCGTGCTGAACACCTGGATCGTCGCCCACCTGGACGATATGTTCGGCCTGCGCGCAGCGCAGCTGCTCAAGCCGGGTGCGGACTTGCTGACCGGCGGCATCGGCTTCCTGTTGTCGCGGCACTGGGTTTACAAAAAAGCGGCTTGA
- a CDS encoding F0F1 ATP synthase subunit B has product MNPTFMTLLGQMITFAILIWFTVKFIWPPLMSAIEERQQKIAEGLAAADNAQKNLAQAQDKVNEELKAARSKANEIIDQAHQRANQLIDAAKADAIAEGNRQRALAEAEIIAAANRAKEDLRKQVSLLAVSGAEKLLKREINANDQKALIDELAAQL; this is encoded by the coding sequence ATGAATCCGACCTTCATGACATTGCTGGGCCAGATGATCACGTTCGCGATCCTGATCTGGTTCACCGTCAAGTTCATCTGGCCGCCGCTGATGTCGGCGATCGAAGAACGCCAGCAGAAGATCGCCGAAGGCCTGGCCGCGGCGGACAACGCGCAGAAGAACCTGGCGCAGGCGCAGGACAAGGTCAACGAAGAGCTCAAGGCCGCGCGCAGCAAGGCCAACGAGATCATCGACCAGGCCCACCAGCGCGCCAACCAGCTGATCGACGCGGCCAAGGCCGATGCGATCGCCGAGGGCAACCGCCAGCGTGCGCTGGCCGAGGCCGAGATCATCGCTGCCGCCAACCGCGCCAAGGAAGACCTGCGCAAGCAGGTGTCCCTGCTCGCCGTGTCCGGTGCCGAGAAGCTGCTGAAGCGCGAGATCAATGCCAACGACCAGAAGGCACTGATCGACGAGCTGGCCGCGCAGCTGTAA
- a CDS encoding TnsA endonuclease C-terminal domain-containing protein, with the protein MGQFKWTDRQIREGRGQGTGEHYLPWIHVRDFSSKGKASRFKSWKSGRTIQCFSDIETAFAYLLEWSDAIVDYYEQFPLLPLEETIELADRLGVRIPVANGEPRVRTTDFVIDFQAEGQLLRRARSIKPAKELSVRAKVLALELERQFWAVRSTDWAIITENEIPWPMAKNIEWVHSARTLDDHEHIATLPLADILPVLRIALDAQDQPLAIACLEVDRKLGLELGTSLFLVRHQLATKAWRIDMHQAIKTQDVLRLHPAESADECLERGVA; encoded by the coding sequence ATGGGTCAATTCAAATGGACTGACCGCCAGATCAGAGAGGGCCGGGGACAAGGTACCGGCGAGCACTACCTCCCTTGGATCCACGTGCGGGACTTCTCCTCGAAGGGGAAGGCGAGCCGGTTCAAGAGCTGGAAGAGCGGGCGGACGATCCAATGCTTCTCGGACATCGAGACGGCGTTCGCCTACCTGCTCGAGTGGTCGGACGCCATCGTCGACTACTACGAGCAGTTCCCCCTGCTACCACTCGAAGAAACCATCGAGCTGGCAGATCGCCTGGGTGTTCGGATCCCTGTGGCTAATGGTGAGCCGCGGGTGAGGACTACCGACTTTGTGATCGACTTCCAGGCGGAGGGCCAACTCCTCCGCCGAGCGCGCTCGATCAAGCCTGCGAAAGAGCTGAGTGTCCGAGCCAAGGTGCTGGCTCTGGAGCTGGAGCGGCAGTTCTGGGCGGTTAGGAGTACTGACTGGGCAATCATCACCGAAAACGAAATTCCTTGGCCAATGGCCAAGAACATCGAGTGGGTTCATAGCGCCAGAACGCTCGACGATCACGAGCATATCGCCACGCTTCCCTTGGCCGACATTCTGCCAGTGCTTCGCATCGCCCTAGATGCACAAGATCAGCCCTTAGCCATCGCCTGCCTGGAAGTGGATCGCAAGCTCGGACTTGAACTTGGCACGTCCTTGTTTCTGGTGAGGCACCAGTTGGCGACAAAGGCTTGGCGCATCGATATGCACCAG
- the glmS gene encoding glutamine--fructose-6-phosphate transaminase (isomerizing): MCGIVGAIANRDVVPLLVDGLKRLEYRGYDSSGIAVVANDDVRRVRRTGRVAEMESAALAETFNATLGIGHTRWATHGGVTESNAHPHISHGELALVHNGIIENHEQQRERLRALGYEFESQTDTEVVAHLIHHYRAQGLGLLGALQKAVKELDGAYALAVIDKRDPSTMVAARMGCPLLVGLGEGENFVASDVSAIVSATRRVIFLEEGDTAELTRTGVNVFDADDAAVERDVHVSDVSLASLELGPYRHFMQKEIHEQPRAIADTIEGIVDAGGFDPALFGANAADLLRDVESVQILACGTSYYAGLTARYWLEDIAGIPCAVDIASEYRYRKVVANPKQLIVTISQSGETLDTMEALKYAKSLGQDKTLSICNVPESAIPRASKLVFYTRAGAEIGVASTKAFTTQLVALFALTGVLAKLRGRIDDAQEAEYLEELRHLPGSVQHALNLEPQVAVWAEKFAPKQHALFLGRGRHYPIALEGALKLKEISYIHAEAYPAGELKHGPLALVDEAMPVVVIAPNDALLEKVKSNIQEVRARGGEMFVFADADSHFGESEQVHVIRTPRHIGTLSPVVHTIPVQLLAYHTALARGTDVDKPRNLAKSVTVE; this comes from the coding sequence ATGTGTGGAATCGTCGGCGCCATCGCCAACCGTGACGTGGTCCCGTTGCTCGTCGATGGCCTGAAGCGGCTGGAATACCGCGGCTACGATTCGTCCGGCATCGCCGTGGTCGCGAATGACGATGTGCGTCGTGTCCGCCGCACCGGTCGCGTCGCCGAAATGGAATCCGCCGCGCTGGCCGAAACCTTCAATGCCACCCTCGGCATCGGCCATACCCGCTGGGCGACCCACGGCGGCGTCACTGAATCCAACGCGCATCCGCACATCAGCCATGGCGAACTGGCGCTGGTGCACAACGGCATCATCGAGAACCACGAACAGCAGCGCGAGCGCCTGCGTGCGCTGGGCTACGAATTCGAATCGCAGACCGATACCGAAGTCGTCGCCCACCTGATCCATCACTACCGAGCGCAGGGGCTGGGCCTGCTCGGCGCATTGCAGAAGGCGGTGAAGGAACTCGACGGCGCCTACGCGCTGGCGGTGATCGACAAGCGCGATCCATCGACCATGGTCGCCGCGCGCATGGGCTGCCCGCTGCTGGTGGGCCTGGGCGAAGGCGAGAACTTCGTTGCCTCGGATGTCTCCGCAATCGTCAGCGCCACCCGCCGGGTGATCTTCCTGGAAGAGGGCGACACCGCCGAGCTCACCCGTACCGGCGTGAACGTGTTCGATGCCGATGATGCTGCGGTCGAACGCGATGTGCACGTCTCCGACGTGTCGCTGGCGTCGCTGGAGCTGGGCCCGTACCGCCACTTCATGCAGAAGGAAATCCACGAACAGCCGCGCGCCATCGCCGACACCATCGAAGGCATCGTCGATGCCGGCGGTTTCGACCCGGCGTTGTTCGGCGCGAACGCCGCCGATCTGCTGCGCGATGTCGAATCCGTGCAGATCCTCGCCTGCGGCACCAGCTATTACGCGGGGTTGACGGCGCGTTACTGGCTGGAGGACATCGCCGGCATTCCATGCGCGGTCGACATCGCCAGCGAATACCGCTACCGCAAGGTCGTGGCCAATCCGAAGCAGCTGATCGTCACCATCTCGCAGTCCGGCGAAACCCTGGACACGATGGAGGCGCTGAAATACGCCAAGTCGCTGGGCCAGGACAAGACGCTGTCGATCTGCAACGTGCCGGAAAGTGCGATTCCGCGCGCCAGCAAGCTGGTGTTCTACACCCGCGCCGGCGCCGAGATCGGCGTGGCCTCGACCAAGGCCTTCACCACTCAGCTGGTGGCGTTGTTCGCGCTGACCGGCGTGCTGGCGAAGCTGCGCGGCCGCATCGACGATGCGCAGGAAGCCGAGTACCTGGAAGAATTGCGCCACCTGCCGGGCAGCGTGCAGCACGCACTCAATCTGGAGCCGCAGGTTGCCGTGTGGGCGGAGAAATTCGCGCCCAAGCAGCACGCGTTGTTCCTCGGTCGCGGGCGGCATTACCCGATCGCGCTGGAAGGCGCGCTCAAGCTCAAGGAAATTTCGTATATCCACGCCGAGGCGTATCCGGCCGGTGAGCTCAAGCACGGCCCGCTGGCGCTGGTGGACGAGGCGATGCCGGTGGTGGTGATCGCGCCGAACGATGCGTTGTTGGAAAAAGTGAAATCCAACATCCAGGAAGTGCGTGCGCGCGGCGGCGAGATGTTCGTGTTCGCCGATGCCGACAGCCACTTCGGCGAGTCCGAGCAGGTGCACGTGATCCGCACCCCGCGCCACATCGGCACGCTCAGCCCGGTGGTGCATACCATCCCCGTGCAGCTGCTGGCCTACCACACGGCACTCGCGCGCGGCACCGACGTGGACAAGCCCAGGAACCTCGCGAAAAGCGTGACCGTCGAGTAA
- the atpG gene encoding F0F1 ATP synthase subunit gamma — protein MAGGREIKTKIKSVQNTRKVTRALEMVSASKIRKAQDRMKASRPYARAMKQLIGHLAQANSEYRHPYLVERAEIKRVGYVIVSSDRGLAGGLNNNMFRKLLGEFRQWQEKGVEVDVVTIGQKASVFFRRIKVDMLASVTHLGDVPHVEQLVGVIKVMLDAYTAGKVDKVFLSYNDFVNTMTQRAMFDQLLPLPAAETQVAKHDWDYLYEPDAESVLDHVLTRYVESLVYQAVLENVASEHAARMVAMKSASDNATKMIDTLNLIYNKARQAAITQEISEIVGGAAAV, from the coding sequence ATGGCAGGCGGCAGAGAAATCAAAACCAAGATCAAGAGCGTACAGAACACCCGCAAGGTGACGCGCGCGCTCGAAATGGTCTCGGCCTCCAAGATCCGCAAGGCGCAGGACCGGATGAAGGCCTCGCGTCCGTACGCACGGGCGATGAAGCAGCTGATCGGCCACCTGGCGCAGGCGAATTCCGAGTATCGCCACCCGTACCTGGTCGAGCGTGCGGAGATCAAGCGCGTCGGCTACGTGATCGTGTCCTCGGACCGCGGCCTGGCCGGCGGTCTGAACAACAACATGTTCCGCAAGTTGCTGGGCGAGTTCCGCCAGTGGCAGGAAAAGGGCGTCGAAGTCGACGTGGTCACCATCGGCCAGAAGGCCTCGGTGTTCTTCCGCCGGATCAAGGTCGACATGCTGGCCTCGGTCACCCACCTGGGCGACGTGCCGCACGTCGAGCAGCTGGTCGGCGTGATCAAGGTGATGCTGGACGCGTACACCGCGGGCAAGGTCGACAAGGTGTTCCTGTCGTACAACGACTTCGTCAACACCATGACCCAGCGCGCGATGTTCGACCAGTTGCTGCCGCTGCCGGCGGCGGAGACCCAGGTCGCCAAGCACGACTGGGACTACCTGTACGAGCCGGACGCGGAGTCCGTGCTGGACCACGTGCTGACCCGTTACGTGGAATCGCTGGTGTACCAGGCGGTGCTGGAGAACGTGGCCTCCGAACATGCCGCGCGCATGGTCGCGATGAAGTCCGCGAGCGACAACGCCACCAAGATGATCGACACCCTGAACCTGATCTACAACAAGGCGCGTCAGGCGGCGATCACGCAAGAGATTTCGGAAATCGTGGGCGGTGCCGCCGCGGTGTAA